Proteins from a genomic interval of Geodermatophilus obscurus DSM 43160:
- a CDS encoding pentapeptide repeat-containing protein, protein MSLRTGPTGTGPRPHVRPPEAGAVVEGEDLARVDWWGAELDGVTFTRCRFEDAGLEELVTRRCVFDSCVLTGVRMGGARHLGTAFLSCRFDRARLFDVTWDGCKLTGSQFPGAQLRPMTATDTDWSWTSLRGTDLSGLVLAGQRFREADLTGADLRECDLTGADLDRARLQGAQLRGADLRGASTDAVDWRAFELTGVRLDLVQAVQVARAQGALVVD, encoded by the coding sequence ATGAGCCTCCGGACGGGGCCGACCGGCACGGGGCCGCGGCCGCACGTCCGGCCGCCCGAGGCCGGTGCCGTGGTCGAGGGAGAGGACCTCGCCCGGGTCGACTGGTGGGGCGCCGAGCTCGACGGCGTGACCTTCACCCGCTGCCGCTTCGAGGACGCCGGGCTGGAGGAGCTGGTCACCCGGCGGTGCGTCTTCGACTCGTGCGTGCTCACCGGGGTGCGGATGGGCGGTGCCAGGCACCTGGGGACGGCGTTCCTCTCCTGCCGCTTCGACCGCGCGCGGCTGTTCGACGTCACCTGGGACGGCTGCAAGCTCACCGGCTCGCAGTTCCCCGGCGCCCAGCTGCGCCCGATGACCGCGACCGACACCGACTGGAGCTGGACGTCGCTGCGCGGCACCGACCTCTCCGGCCTGGTGCTGGCCGGTCAGCGGTTCCGCGAGGCCGACCTGACCGGCGCCGACCTGCGCGAGTGCGACCTCACCGGCGCCGACCTCGACCGGGCCCGGCTGCAGGGCGCGCAGCTGCGCGGCGCCGACCTGCGCGGCGCCTCGACCGACGCGGTGGACTGGCGGGCGTTCGAGCTGACCGGCGTCCGGCTCGACCTCGTGCAGGCCGTCCAGGTCGCGCGGGCCCAGGGCGCCCTCGTCGTCGACTGA
- the purH gene encoding bifunctional phosphoribosylaminoimidazolecarboxamide formyltransferase/IMP cyclohydrolase has translation MSDRTPIRRALLGVYDKTGIEELARGLADAGVELVSTGATARRIAEAGVPVTPVEQVTGFPECLDGRVKTLHPAVHAGILADRRKPEHVQQLEDLGIAPFDLVVVNLYPFTETVASGASPDECVEQIDIGGPAMVRASAKNHPSVAVVVDPARYGDVLAAVSAGGFTLAERQRLAVAAFRHTASYDIAVASWLGSVVAPDEESVFPTWVGGSWERADVLRYGENPHQQAALYRSGRPGLAHAEQLHGKQMSYNNYVDTDAAWRAAHDHADPCVAIIKHANPCGIAVGTDIAAAHRKAHACDPVSAFGGVIAANREVDLTMAEQVAEVFTEVVVAPSFTEDALQVLTAKKNIRLLRLGEAAQGATELRPISGGLLLQSADRIDAPGDDPTTWTLATGEPLDAAGLDDLVFAWRSVRAVKSNAILLAHDRATVGVGMGQVNRVDSARLAVTRAGERAAGSVAASDAFFPFADGLQVLLDAGVRAVVQPGGSVRDAEVVAAAAAAGIPVYLTGTRHFAH, from the coding sequence ATGAGCGACCGCACCCCGATCCGTCGCGCCCTGCTCGGCGTCTACGACAAGACCGGCATCGAGGAGCTGGCCCGCGGCCTGGCCGACGCCGGCGTCGAGCTGGTCAGCACCGGCGCGACCGCCCGCCGGATCGCCGAGGCCGGGGTGCCGGTCACCCCGGTCGAGCAGGTCACCGGCTTCCCCGAGTGCCTCGACGGGCGGGTGAAGACGCTGCACCCCGCCGTGCACGCCGGCATCCTGGCCGACCGCCGGAAGCCCGAGCACGTGCAGCAGCTCGAGGACCTCGGCATCGCGCCGTTCGACCTCGTGGTCGTCAACCTCTACCCGTTCACCGAGACGGTGGCCTCCGGCGCGAGCCCGGACGAGTGCGTGGAGCAGATCGACATCGGCGGCCCCGCCATGGTGCGCGCGTCGGCGAAGAACCACCCGTCGGTCGCCGTGGTCGTCGACCCTGCCCGCTACGGCGACGTCCTCGCCGCCGTCTCGGCCGGGGGCTTCACCCTCGCCGAGCGGCAGCGGCTGGCCGTCGCGGCGTTCCGGCACACCGCGAGCTACGACATCGCCGTCGCCTCGTGGCTGGGCAGCGTCGTCGCGCCCGACGAGGAGTCGGTGTTCCCCACCTGGGTGGGCGGCAGCTGGGAGCGCGCCGACGTGCTGCGCTACGGCGAGAACCCGCACCAGCAGGCGGCGCTCTACCGCAGCGGCCGGCCGGGGCTCGCGCACGCCGAGCAGCTGCACGGCAAGCAGATGTCCTACAACAACTACGTCGACACCGATGCCGCATGGCGGGCCGCGCACGACCACGCCGACCCGTGCGTGGCGATCATCAAGCACGCCAACCCGTGCGGCATCGCCGTCGGCACCGACATCGCCGCCGCGCACCGCAAGGCGCACGCGTGCGACCCGGTCTCGGCCTTCGGGGGCGTGATCGCGGCCAACCGCGAGGTCGACCTCACCATGGCCGAGCAGGTGGCCGAGGTGTTCACCGAGGTCGTCGTCGCGCCGTCCTTCACCGAGGACGCGCTGCAGGTGCTCACCGCGAAGAAGAACATCCGGCTGCTCCGGCTGGGCGAGGCGGCCCAGGGGGCGACCGAGCTGCGCCCGATCAGCGGCGGGCTGCTGCTGCAGAGCGCCGACCGCATCGACGCCCCCGGGGACGACCCCACCACCTGGACCCTCGCGACCGGCGAGCCGCTGGACGCCGCGGGCCTCGACGACCTCGTCTTCGCCTGGCGCTCGGTCCGCGCGGTGAAGAGCAACGCCATCCTGCTGGCCCACGACAGGGCCACCGTCGGCGTCGGCATGGGCCAGGTGAACCGGGTGGACTCGGCACGGCTGGCCGTGACCCGGGCCGGGGAGCGGGCCGCCGGGTCGGTCGCCGCCTCCGACGCCTTCTTCCCCTTCGCCGACGGCCTGCAGGTGCTGCTCGACGCCGGGGTGCGGGCGGTCGTGCAGCCGGGCGGGTCGGTGCGCGACGCGGAGGTCGTCGCGGCCGCGGCCGCGGCCGGCATCCCGGTCTACCTGACCGGCACCCGGCACTTCGCCCACTGA
- the purN gene encoding phosphoribosylglycinamide formyltransferase — MPAPEQSPRARVVVLLSGTGSLCEALLTAAEDPGYPAAVVAVGSDRDAPGLEHARRRGIPVFTCALRDHPDRAAWDAALAAAIAAHRPDLVVSAGFMKIVGPAILDAFDGRLLNTHPALLPAFPGAHAVRDALAAGVEVTGSTVHWVDAGVDTGPVIAQREVPVLPGDDEARLHARIKDVERELLVETVARVVTGLGTQTTEDPR; from the coding sequence GTGCCCGCTCCCGAGCAGTCCCCGCGGGCGCGCGTCGTCGTCCTGCTGTCGGGGACCGGGTCGCTGTGCGAGGCGCTGCTCACCGCCGCGGAGGACCCGGGCTACCCGGCCGCCGTGGTCGCCGTCGGCAGCGACCGGGACGCCCCGGGGCTCGAGCACGCGCGGCGCCGCGGCATCCCGGTCTTCACCTGCGCGCTGCGCGACCACCCCGACCGTGCCGCGTGGGACGCAGCGCTGGCCGCCGCCATCGCCGCGCACCGGCCGGACCTGGTGGTCTCCGCCGGCTTCATGAAGATCGTCGGCCCCGCCATCCTCGACGCGTTCGATGGCCGGCTGCTCAACACCCACCCCGCGCTGCTGCCGGCCTTCCCGGGCGCGCACGCCGTCCGCGACGCGCTCGCCGCCGGCGTCGAGGTCACCGGCAGCACGGTGCACTGGGTGGACGCCGGCGTCGACACCGGACCGGTGATCGCCCAGCGCGAGGTGCCCGTCCTCCCCGGGGACGACGAGGCGCGCCTGCACGCACGGATCAAGGACGTGGAGCGCGAGCTCCTGGTGGAGACGGTGGCGCGCGTGGTCACCGGCCTCGGCACCCAGACCACGGAGGACCCCCGATGA
- a CDS encoding DUF6350 family protein → MVSLLARLSLPGQRDPGARPSRHAPVLAAVATAAVTVLGLLGVGLTSVVVQTLDPAGGLPVADSGRLAGQLWLLAQGSGLTLGSGPLVLAPLLLTMAVAWGLSSAGRGVVRACDLTGGRPLAAVLAAAVGTHTLLSVLVGLLVDTPGAQVDLLRSAIGSAVLALFAVGWGTARDSGLLDDALDAAPGPVRSLLRAVAAGLLTAVSLGLLVVAVALAADTGGYAALSRSLGGSGAGAVGLLVLGVLLLPNATAAAIGVAAGPGFAVGSGTLVSVHGVTLGAVPALPLLAALPDTQAVPLLAFASQAVPALAGLVAGATLGRRLDHGGSVVAGLWGVLAGLLLGLVCGLFAWVAGGSLGDGALAGVGAPPVATGLAVALQAGVAGALAAAVTRWRAFG, encoded by the coding sequence GTGGTCTCCCTGCTCGCCCGACTGAGCCTGCCCGGCCAGCGGGACCCGGGCGCCCGCCCGTCGCGGCACGCTCCCGTCCTCGCCGCCGTGGCGACCGCCGCCGTCACGGTGCTCGGCCTGCTCGGCGTGGGCCTCACCTCGGTCGTGGTGCAGACGCTCGACCCGGCCGGCGGGCTGCCGGTCGCGGACTCCGGGCGGCTGGCCGGGCAGCTGTGGCTGCTCGCCCAGGGCAGCGGTCTGACACTGGGGTCCGGCCCGCTGGTGCTCGCGCCGCTGCTGCTGACCATGGCCGTCGCCTGGGGCCTGTCCAGCGCCGGCCGCGGCGTCGTCCGCGCCTGCGACCTCACCGGCGGCCGGCCGCTCGCCGCCGTCCTGGCCGCCGCGGTCGGCACCCACACGCTGCTGTCGGTGCTGGTCGGGCTGCTCGTGGACACCCCCGGGGCGCAGGTCGACCTGCTGCGGTCGGCGATCGGGAGTGCGGTCCTCGCCCTGTTCGCCGTCGGCTGGGGGACGGCGCGCGACTCCGGCCTGCTCGACGACGCCCTGGACGCCGCGCCCGGTCCGGTGCGGTCACTGCTGCGCGCGGTAGCGGCCGGGCTGCTGACCGCCGTCTCCCTCGGCCTGCTCGTGGTGGCGGTGGCCCTGGCCGCGGACACCGGGGGCTACGCCGCGCTGTCGCGGTCCCTCGGCGGGTCCGGCGCGGGCGCGGTCGGGCTGCTGGTGCTCGGCGTCCTGCTGCTGCCCAACGCCACCGCCGCCGCGATCGGCGTGGCCGCCGGCCCGGGCTTCGCCGTCGGCAGCGGCACCCTCGTCTCCGTGCACGGCGTGACGCTCGGGGCCGTCCCGGCGCTGCCGCTGCTGGCCGCGCTGCCCGACACCCAGGCGGTGCCGCTGCTGGCCTTCGCCTCGCAGGCGGTCCCCGCGCTCGCCGGCCTGGTCGCCGGCGCGACGCTGGGCCGACGGCTGGACCACGGCGGCTCGGTCGTCGCCGGGTTGTGGGGGGTGCTGGCGGGCTTGCTCCTCGGCCTGGTCTGCGGCTTGTTCGCCTGGGTGGCCGGTGGCTCGCTCGGCGACGGCGCGCTGGCCGGGGTCGGGGCGCCGCCGGTGGCGACCGGCCTGGCGGTGGCGCTGCAGGCGGGCGTGGCCGGGGCGCTCGCAGCAGCGGTCACCCGCTGGCGCGCCTTCGGCTGA
- the sucD gene encoding succinate--CoA ligase subunit alpha codes for MSIFLNENSKVIVQGMTGSEGRKHTQRMLASGTAIVGGVNPKKAGQSVDFDGAGVPVFGNVAEAMKETGADVSVIFVPPAGAKNAVIEAVDAQIGLAVVITEGIPVHDSTHFWAHAQGGSTRIIGPNCPGLISPGRSNAGIIPANITKQGKIGLVSKSGTLTYQMMYELRDIGFSTCVGIGGDPVIGTTHIDCLQAFQDDPETEAIVMIGEIGGDAEERAADFIRANVTKPVVGYVAGFTAPEGKTMGHAGAIVSGSAGTAQAKQEALEAAGVRVGKTPSETARLMREIVGA; via the coding sequence ATGTCGATCTTCCTCAACGAGAACAGCAAGGTCATCGTCCAGGGCATGACCGGCTCCGAGGGGCGCAAGCACACCCAGCGCATGCTGGCCTCGGGGACGGCGATCGTCGGCGGCGTGAACCCGAAGAAGGCCGGCCAGAGCGTCGACTTCGACGGCGCCGGCGTCCCGGTGTTCGGCAACGTCGCCGAGGCGATGAAGGAGACCGGCGCCGACGTCAGCGTGATCTTCGTGCCGCCGGCCGGTGCGAAGAACGCCGTCATCGAGGCCGTCGACGCCCAGATCGGGCTGGCCGTCGTCATCACCGAGGGCATCCCGGTGCACGACTCGACCCACTTCTGGGCCCACGCCCAGGGCGGCTCCACCCGGATCATCGGCCCGAACTGCCCGGGCCTGATCAGCCCCGGGCGCTCGAACGCCGGCATCATCCCGGCCAACATCACCAAGCAGGGCAAGATCGGGCTGGTCAGCAAGTCCGGCACGCTGACCTACCAGATGATGTACGAGCTCCGGGACATCGGCTTCTCCACCTGCGTCGGCATCGGTGGCGACCCGGTCATCGGCACCACGCACATCGACTGCCTGCAGGCCTTCCAGGACGACCCGGAGACCGAGGCCATCGTCATGATCGGTGAGATCGGTGGCGACGCCGAGGAGAGGGCCGCGGACTTCATCCGGGCCAACGTCACCAAGCCGGTCGTCGGCTACGTCGCCGGCTTCACCGCGCCCGAGGGCAAGACGATGGGCCACGCCGGCGCGATCGTCTCCGGTTCGGCCGGTACCGCGCAGGCCAAGCAGGAGGCCCTCGAGGCCGCCGGCGTGCGCGTGGGCAAGACTCCGTCGGAGACCGCCCGCCTCATGCGGGAGATCGTCGGCGCCTGA
- the sucC gene encoding ADP-forming succinate--CoA ligase subunit beta: MDLFEYQARDLLASHGVPVLPGGVAETPEQAEAIAREIGTTVVVKAQVKTGGRGKAGGVKLADDAEDARARAQDILGLDIKGHITHRVMVAQASDIAEEYYFSYLLDRSNRTFLAMASVEGGMEIEQLAVERPEALARIPVDATTGVDTAKATEIVDAAGFPAEVRDQVIAIAVQLWEVFAQEDATLVEVNPLAKAPDGTVLALDAKVTLDENARFRHQEHETLEDTAAADPLEAAAKEKDLNYVKLEGEVGIIGNGAGLVMSTLDVVAYAGEEFGGVKPANFLDIGGGASAEVMANGLHIILSDPAVKSVFVNVFGGITACDAVANGIVHALQILGDEATKPLVVRLDGNNVEEGRRILAEANHPLVTLVDTMDGAARRAAELAAA, from the coding sequence GTGGATCTCTTCGAGTACCAGGCCCGTGACCTGTTGGCCTCGCACGGTGTCCCCGTGCTCCCCGGCGGCGTCGCCGAGACCCCCGAGCAGGCGGAGGCGATCGCCCGCGAGATCGGCACCACCGTCGTCGTCAAGGCGCAGGTGAAGACCGGTGGCCGCGGCAAGGCCGGCGGCGTCAAGCTCGCCGACGACGCCGAGGACGCCCGGGCGCGTGCCCAGGACATCCTCGGCCTGGACATCAAGGGCCACATCACCCACCGCGTGATGGTCGCCCAGGCCAGTGACATCGCCGAGGAGTACTACTTCTCCTACCTGCTCGACCGCTCCAACCGCACCTTCCTGGCCATGGCGAGCGTCGAGGGCGGCATGGAGATCGAGCAGCTCGCCGTCGAGCGCCCCGAGGCGCTGGCCCGCATCCCCGTGGACGCCACCACCGGCGTCGACACCGCCAAGGCCACCGAGATCGTCGACGCCGCCGGCTTCCCCGCCGAGGTGCGCGACCAGGTGATCGCCATCGCCGTCCAGCTGTGGGAGGTCTTCGCCCAGGAGGACGCCACCCTGGTCGAGGTCAACCCGCTGGCCAAGGCCCCCGACGGCACCGTCCTCGCGCTGGACGCCAAGGTGACCCTCGACGAGAACGCCCGCTTCCGGCACCAGGAGCACGAGACCCTCGAGGACACCGCCGCGGCCGACCCGCTGGAGGCCGCGGCCAAGGAGAAGGACCTCAACTACGTCAAGCTCGAGGGCGAGGTCGGCATCATCGGCAACGGCGCCGGGCTCGTGATGAGCACGCTGGACGTCGTCGCCTACGCCGGTGAGGAGTTCGGTGGTGTCAAGCCGGCCAACTTCCTCGACATCGGTGGTGGCGCCTCGGCCGAGGTCATGGCCAACGGCCTGCACATCATCCTGTCCGACCCCGCCGTGAAGAGCGTCTTCGTCAACGTCTTCGGCGGGATCACCGCCTGCGACGCGGTCGCCAACGGCATCGTGCACGCGCTGCAGATCCTCGGCGACGAGGCGACCAAGCCGCTGGTCGTCCGGCTCGACGGCAACAACGTCGAGGAGGGCCGGCGGATCCTCGCCGAGGCCAACCACCCGCTGGTGACCCTGGTGGACACGATGGACGGCGCCGCGCGCCGGGCCGCCGAGCTCGCCGCCGCCTGA
- a CDS encoding cobalamin B12-binding domain-containing protein — MSAPGAAGEERVRVVVGASGDDGEDRSTAALARGLRDAGMEVVHAGRSSLEQLADTVVQEDADAVCLPALPADAAEVLDRLATLLAERGVDDVVVFACGADAELPGGTRLSPSGTAPAEVAGWLRGQLIGEPPWSPRP, encoded by the coding sequence GTGAGCGCACCCGGCGCGGCCGGCGAGGAGCGCGTCCGGGTGGTGGTCGGGGCGTCGGGTGACGACGGCGAGGACCGCAGCACCGCGGCCCTCGCCCGCGGCCTGCGCGACGCCGGGATGGAGGTCGTGCACGCCGGCCGGTCCTCGCTGGAGCAGCTCGCCGACACCGTCGTCCAGGAGGACGCCGACGCCGTCTGCCTGCCGGCGCTCCCCGCCGACGCGGCCGAGGTGCTCGATCGGCTCGCCACGCTGCTCGCCGAGCGCGGCGTGGACGACGTCGTCGTCTTCGCCTGCGGAGCGGACGCCGAGCTGCCCGGAGGAACCCGGCTCTCCCCGTCCGGCACCGCGCCGGCGGAGGTCGCCGGCTGGCTGCGCGGGCAGCTCATCGGGGAGCCACCGTGGTCACCCCGGCCGTGA
- a CDS encoding alpha/beta fold hydrolase codes for MHALSDPEPDPASHTGAVAPGAPRHLLRSLMTRAALTGGITELALVGAHVLMYPLGARADRLRPDPRCRPGEQPPAVRALFAADPLAARVPVVLVHGLIDNHSVFAVMRRSLRRRGFTSVCSWNYSPLLADVSRGAADLGRHLQRICEQTGYERVHVVGHSLGGLLARYHVQRQGGDQHVESLVTLGTPHQGSVLAHLLPTPLVRQLRPGSAVLQELAEPAPGLRTSMTAIYSDLDQVVVPTSAGRCDHPDLRARNVLVRGVGHMSLPFHRTVLDEVATTLAGRRQPHVDVPAAAAVA; via the coding sequence ATGCACGCACTCAGCGACCCGGAGCCCGATCCAGCGTCGCACACGGGTGCCGTGGCGCCCGGAGCGCCACGGCACCTCCTGCGCTCGCTGATGACCCGGGCCGCGCTGACCGGCGGGATCACCGAACTGGCCCTCGTCGGGGCACACGTGCTGATGTACCCGCTCGGTGCCCGGGCCGACCGGCTGCGGCCGGACCCGCGGTGTCGCCCGGGCGAGCAGCCGCCCGCGGTTCGCGCCCTCTTCGCCGCCGACCCGCTGGCCGCCCGCGTCCCCGTCGTCCTGGTGCACGGCCTGATCGACAACCACTCGGTCTTCGCGGTGATGCGGCGCAGCCTGCGCCGTCGCGGCTTCACCTCCGTCTGCTCGTGGAACTACAGCCCGCTGCTGGCCGACGTCTCGCGCGGCGCCGCCGACCTCGGCCGGCACCTGCAGCGAATCTGCGAGCAGACCGGGTACGAGCGGGTGCACGTCGTGGGGCACAGCCTCGGCGGCCTGCTCGCCCGCTACCACGTGCAGCGCCAGGGCGGTGACCAGCACGTCGAGTCACTGGTGACGCTCGGGACGCCGCACCAGGGGTCGGTGCTGGCCCACCTGCTGCCCACCCCGCTGGTCCGCCAGCTGCGACCGGGCTCTGCCGTGCTGCAGGAGCTCGCCGAGCCGGCGCCGGGGCTGCGCACCTCCATGACCGCGATCTACAGCGACCTCGACCAGGTCGTCGTCCCGACCAGCGCCGGTCGCTGCGACCACCCGGACCTGCGGGCCCGCAACGTGCTGGTCCGCGGGGTGGGCCACATGTCGCTGCCCTTCCACCGCACCGTGCTCGACGAGGTCGCCACGACCCTCGCCGGCCGCCGGCAGCCGCACGTCGACGTCCCCGCCGCGGCCGCCGTCGCCTGA
- a CDS encoding M23 family metallopeptidase: MTRSTGPALLERPGTDREPVADVVRALLAARTGATPAAETPEPDAGEQPPAGRGRRLPRPPGRRGPLWLAALVAGAVVAALPGILGSDTAGLSVSAADYGLGVASEVGFSGDMEDAGVRRGITEAEAQARLGELAASRAAREPKTVLPTQGRLTTCFCMRWGTMHYGIDLAGPLGTPIHSATDGVVIRAGRASGYGNAVYIQDPDGNVHVYGHMRYYDVQAGDLVHAGDQIAKIGNEGQSTGPHLHYQIHRGSMNGRPIDPQEFLAERGVVI; encoded by the coding sequence GTGACCCGCTCGACCGGCCCCGCGCTGCTGGAGCGACCGGGCACCGACCGTGAGCCCGTCGCCGACGTCGTCCGCGCCCTCCTCGCCGCCAGGACCGGCGCGACACCGGCCGCCGAGACCCCCGAGCCCGACGCCGGCGAGCAGCCGCCCGCCGGCCGGGGCCGTCGCCTGCCCCGCCCGCCGGGCCGGCGTGGTCCGCTCTGGCTCGCCGCGCTCGTCGCCGGAGCTGTCGTCGCCGCCCTGCCCGGCATCCTGGGTTCGGACACGGCCGGGCTGTCGGTCAGCGCGGCCGACTACGGCCTGGGAGTCGCCTCCGAGGTCGGGTTCAGCGGCGACATGGAGGACGCCGGCGTGCGCCGCGGCATCACCGAGGCCGAGGCGCAGGCCCGGCTCGGCGAGCTGGCCGCCTCCCGCGCCGCCCGCGAGCCCAAGACCGTGCTGCCCACCCAGGGCCGGCTCACCACCTGCTTCTGCATGCGCTGGGGGACGATGCACTACGGCATCGACCTCGCCGGGCCGCTGGGCACGCCGATCCACTCGGCCACCGACGGCGTCGTCATCCGGGCCGGCCGGGCCTCCGGGTACGGCAACGCCGTCTACATCCAGGACCCTGACGGCAACGTGCACGTCTACGGCCACATGCGCTACTACGACGTCCAGGCCGGCGACCTCGTGCACGCCGGCGACCAGATCGCGAAGATCGGCAACGAGGGCCAGTCCACCGGGCCGCACCTGCACTACCAGATCCACCGCGGGAGCATGAACGGCCGTCCGATCGACCCGCAGGAGTTCCTCGCCGAGCGCGGCGTCGTCATCTGA
- the pcrA gene encoding DNA helicase PcrA — protein MSSVQQALPGTASLQRSASGSVGRELDRMLAGLNGPQRQAVVHEGSPLLIVAGAGSGKTRVLTHRIAYLLGARGVQPGEVLAITFTNKAAGEMKERVAALVGPRARAMWVSTFHSMCVRILRAEAAKLGLKSSFTIYDQGDSVRLMTMVARDLDLDAKRYPGRSLAAQVSNLKNELVDEESFSPQTAPEKVLKEAYTLYQRRLREAHAMDFDDLIMTTVHLLQAFPDVAEHYRRRFRHVLVDEYQDTNHAQYVLVRELVGTGEGPVPPAELCVVGDADQSIYAFRGATIRNIDEFERDYPQATTILLEQNYRSTQRILKAANQVIAKNTGRRPKNLWTDAGDGELIEGYVAENEHDEAAWVAEQIDALVDEGEARPKDIAVFYRTNNASRVFEEVFIRVGMPYKVVGGVRFYERKEVRDALAYLKLVANPADVVSLRRIINVPKRGIGDKAEGCIESFADRERIAFGSALRRCSEVTTLAPRSLKAVQEFVALLEEFEQLAETGSGPAALLESILDRTGYLAELQASTDPQDEGRVDNLNELISVAAEFEAANPGGSVPDFLEQVSLVADADQIPVAGDDAGVVTLMTLHTAKGLEFPVVFLTGMEDGVFPHLRALGDPRELEEERRLAYVGITRARQRLFISRATVRTSWGQPAYNPPSRFLDELPSDTVRWAGKEPVPAPSTGYRSAQQRVAATGLSTGGLRGGSGNRAVISVEVGDRVSHDAFGLGTVVEVNGIGDKAQATVDFGSGGTKRLVLRYAPLVKL, from the coding sequence ATGAGCAGCGTCCAGCAGGCCCTCCCCGGCACCGCGTCCCTCCAGCGCTCCGCCTCCGGCTCGGTGGGGCGGGAGCTGGACCGCATGCTCGCCGGCCTCAACGGCCCCCAGCGGCAGGCCGTCGTCCACGAGGGCAGCCCGCTGCTCATCGTCGCCGGGGCCGGCTCGGGCAAGACCCGGGTGCTGACCCACCGGATCGCCTACCTGCTCGGCGCCCGCGGCGTGCAGCCCGGCGAGGTCCTGGCGATCACCTTCACCAACAAGGCCGCCGGGGAGATGAAGGAGCGGGTCGCCGCGCTCGTCGGCCCGCGCGCCCGGGCGATGTGGGTGTCGACGTTCCACTCGATGTGCGTGCGCATCCTGCGCGCCGAGGCCGCCAAGCTCGGCCTGAAGTCGTCGTTCACGATCTACGACCAGGGCGACTCGGTCCGGCTCATGACGATGGTCGCCCGCGACCTGGACCTCGACGCCAAGCGCTACCCCGGCCGCAGCCTGGCCGCGCAGGTGTCGAACCTGAAGAACGAGCTCGTCGACGAGGAGTCCTTCAGCCCCCAGACAGCGCCGGAGAAGGTGCTGAAGGAGGCCTACACGCTCTACCAGCGGCGGCTGCGCGAGGCGCACGCCATGGACTTCGACGACCTGATCATGACGACGGTGCACCTGCTGCAGGCGTTCCCGGACGTCGCGGAGCACTACCGCCGCCGCTTCCGGCACGTGCTGGTCGACGAGTACCAGGACACCAACCACGCGCAGTACGTGCTGGTCCGCGAGCTGGTGGGCACCGGCGAGGGGCCGGTGCCGCCGGCCGAGCTGTGCGTCGTCGGTGACGCGGACCAGTCGATCTACGCCTTCCGCGGCGCGACGATCCGCAACATCGACGAGTTCGAACGCGACTACCCGCAGGCCACGACGATCCTGCTGGAGCAGAACTACCGCTCCACGCAGCGCATCCTCAAGGCGGCCAACCAGGTCATCGCGAAGAACACCGGCCGCCGTCCCAAGAACCTGTGGACCGACGCCGGCGACGGCGAGCTGATCGAGGGCTACGTCGCCGAGAACGAGCACGACGAGGCCGCCTGGGTCGCCGAGCAGATCGACGCGCTCGTCGACGAGGGGGAGGCCAGGCCCAAGGACATCGCGGTCTTCTACCGGACCAACAACGCCTCCCGTGTCTTCGAGGAGGTGTTCATCCGCGTCGGCATGCCCTACAAGGTCGTCGGCGGGGTGCGCTTCTACGAGCGCAAGGAGGTCCGGGACGCGCTGGCCTACCTGAAGCTGGTCGCCAACCCGGCCGACGTCGTCAGCCTGCGCCGGATCATCAACGTGCCCAAGCGGGGGATCGGCGACAAGGCCGAGGGCTGCATCGAGTCCTTCGCCGACCGGGAGCGGATCGCGTTCGGCTCGGCCCTGCGGCGGTGCTCCGAGGTCACCACCCTGGCGCCGCGGTCGCTCAAGGCGGTCCAGGAGTTCGTCGCACTGCTGGAGGAGTTCGAGCAGCTGGCCGAGACCGGCTCCGGACCGGCCGCGCTGCTGGAGAGCATCCTCGACCGCACCGGCTACCTCGCCGAGCTGCAGGCCAGCACCGACCCGCAGGACGAGGGCCGCGTCGACAACCTCAACGAGCTCATCTCGGTGGCCGCGGAGTTCGAGGCGGCCAACCCGGGCGGCTCGGTTCCCGACTTCCTCGAGCAGGTGTCGCTGGTCGCCGACGCCGACCAGATCCCCGTCGCCGGGGACGACGCCGGCGTCGTCACGCTGATGACCCTGCACACCGCCAAGGGCCTGGAGTTCCCGGTCGTGTTCCTGACCGGCATGGAGGACGGCGTCTTCCCGCACCTGCGCGCCCTCGGTGACCCGCGCGAGCTGGAGGAGGAGCGCCGGCTGGCCTACGTCGGCATCACCCGGGCACGGCAGCGGCTGTTCATCTCGCGGGCCACGGTGCGCACCAGCTGGGGGCAGCCGGCCTACAACCCGCCGTCCCGCTTCCTCGACGAGCTGCCGTCGGACACCGTGCGGTGGGCGGGCAAGGAGCCCGTGCCGGCGCCGAGCACCGGCTACCGCTCGGCGCAGCAGCGGGTGGCGGCCACCGGGCTGTCCACCGGCGGGCTGCGCGGCGGCTCCGGCAACCGGGCCGTCATCTCCGTCGAGGTCGGGGACCGGGTGAGCCACGACGCCTTCGGGCTGGGCACCGTCGTGGAGGTCAACGGCATCGGCGACAAGGCGCAGGCGACCGTGGACTTCGGCTCCGGCGGCACGAAGCGCCTCGTCCTGCGCTACGCGCCGCTGGTCAAGCTCTGA